Proteins from a genomic interval of Acidiferrobacteraceae bacterium:
- the pdxJ gene encoding pyridoxine 5'-phosphate synthase, whose product MIQLGVNIDHVASLRQARGTRYPDPVYAAMEAELAGADAITMHLREDRRHVQERDVELVQQAKQTRLNLEMAVTAEMLEFATRLHPEDCCLVPERREELTTEGGLDVAGQENRIADACAQLAEAGVRVSLFIDADPAQVEAAERVRAPVIEIHTGHFADIVGARERHGELTRIQQAIRLGQDLGLQVNAGHGLHYHNVQEIAAIPGVAELNIGHSIVARAVFTGFREAVREMKALMCAAAAE is encoded by the coding sequence TTGATCCAGCTTGGTGTGAACATCGACCATGTGGCCAGCCTGCGCCAGGCGCGTGGCACCCGCTATCCCGATCCGGTGTACGCCGCAATGGAAGCCGAGCTTGCGGGCGCGGACGCGATCACGATGCACCTGCGAGAGGACCGGCGTCACGTTCAGGAGCGGGACGTGGAACTGGTGCAGCAGGCGAAACAGACTCGCCTGAACCTTGAAATGGCGGTAACCGCGGAGATGCTGGAGTTTGCGACCCGGCTCCACCCCGAAGACTGCTGTCTGGTGCCGGAACGTCGCGAGGAGCTTACCACGGAGGGAGGACTGGACGTGGCCGGGCAGGAGAACCGGATTGCCGATGCCTGCGCGCAGCTGGCGGAGGCGGGGGTACGGGTTTCTCTCTTTATCGACGCTGATCCGGCACAGGTGGAGGCAGCGGAACGCGTGCGCGCACCCGTGATTGAGATTCACACGGGACACTTCGCCGACATCGTCGGCGCACGCGAGCGCCACGGGGAACTGACCCGGATTCAGCAGGCGATCCGTCTGGGTCAGGACCTGGGTCTGCAGGTCAATGCGGGTCACGGCCTGCACTATCACAATGTCCAGGAGATCGCCGCCATACCCGGGGTCGCCGAACTGAACATCGGTCATTCCATCGTTGCCCGGGCTGTTTTCACCGGCTTCCGCGAAGCGGTTCGGGAGATGAAGGCGCTGATGTGCGCAGCGGCCGCGGAATGA
- the acpS gene encoding holo-ACP synthase: MIFGIGTDIVQVGRMERILTQRGDRFARRILTDREYGDFQRAQAPAHFLAKRFAAKEATAKAMGTGFRKGLHLRHIGVSHDANGRPLLEFDGYAAEFVASHEIRSAHLSLADEREYAVAFVTLSTD, encoded by the coding sequence ATGATTTTCGGCATCGGCACCGATATCGTCCAGGTAGGGCGGATGGAGCGCATCCTCACACAGCGGGGCGACCGCTTTGCACGCCGGATCCTGACCGACCGCGAATACGGGGATTTCCAGCGCGCTCAGGCACCGGCACACTTTCTGGCCAAGCGGTTTGCCGCCAAGGAGGCGACGGCCAAGGCGATGGGCACGGGCTTCCGCAAGGGTCTGCATCTTCGGCACATTGGCGTCTCACACGACGCCAATGGCCGTCCCCTCCTTGAATTCGATGGCTATGCGGCAGAATTCGTGGCCAGCCACGAGATTCGCTCCGCGCACCTGAGTCTCGCGGATGAGCGGGAATACGCAGTCGCCTTCGTGACCCTCAGTACCGACTGA
- a CDS encoding GspH/FimT family pseudopilin, with protein sequence MRNLFVPHSGVFCPVFRAPARQAGFNLVEILTAVTVLAILGSLALQAGQLLRREMTSSEVNDLMASLSYARSTAIKTRQTITVCKSDDGQRCGRGASWDGGWITFVDRDRDRIVDPEDQLLRVHEALPAGSRLRDGSGYFYYVMFKPDGSGWPNATFTFCGPAGYRRAIVLYRTGRARVSPLSSGRTALDCGLS encoded by the coding sequence GTGAGAAACCTTTTCGTGCCCCACTCCGGGGTATTCTGTCCCGTTTTTCGGGCACCGGCCCGACAGGCGGGCTTCAATCTCGTCGAAATCCTGACCGCGGTCACCGTTCTGGCCATCCTTGGCAGCCTGGCCCTGCAAGCGGGGCAACTGCTTCGCCGGGAAATGACGTCGTCCGAAGTGAACGACCTCATGGCCTCCCTGTCCTATGCACGCAGCACCGCGATCAAGACGAGACAGACCATCACGGTCTGTAAAAGTGATGACGGGCAGCGATGCGGTCGTGGTGCGAGCTGGGACGGAGGCTGGATCACGTTTGTCGACCGGGACCGGGACCGGATCGTGGACCCGGAAGACCAGCTCCTGCGCGTCCACGAGGCCCTGCCGGCCGGGAGCCGGTTGCGGGACGGATCGGGATATTTCTACTACGTGATGTTCAAACCGGACGGCTCCGGATGGCCCAATGCCACGTTCACCTTCTGCGGACCGGCCGGATACCGTCGCGCCATCGTCCTGTATCGGACGGGCCGGGCCCGGGTTTCGCCCCTGTCCTCGGGCCGGACAGCGCTGGATTGCGGTCTTTCTTGA
- the rnc gene encoding ribonuclease III, whose amino-acid sequence MVDAVRGFLERLGYQFTDGNLLERALTHRSRAADNNERLEFLGDSVLGFTISSYLYERFPKLTEGELTRLRARLVRKESLSELARRLELGPALRLGPGELRTGGFDRGSILADALEAVFGAILMDSDFGVVRDVILRVYSDKLYDLDARATEKDPKTRLQEYLQSRGLPTPDYRVLEVSGQAHAQNFHVECSVSSLSDRVEGSGRSRRAAEQDAAEKALSLLEAD is encoded by the coding sequence TTGGTTGACGCCGTCCGCGGTTTTCTGGAGAGACTGGGATACCAATTCACGGACGGTAACCTCCTGGAACGGGCGCTGACCCACCGCAGCCGGGCCGCAGACAACAACGAGAGACTCGAGTTCCTGGGTGACAGCGTGCTCGGGTTTACCATTTCCTCCTATCTGTATGAGCGCTTTCCAAAGCTGACCGAGGGTGAGCTAACGCGCCTGCGTGCACGCCTGGTCAGAAAAGAAAGCCTGTCCGAGCTTGCGCGTCGCCTGGAACTCGGTCCGGCCCTGCGCCTCGGCCCTGGCGAATTGCGGACCGGAGGATTCGATCGGGGCTCCATACTGGCTGACGCTCTGGAGGCGGTCTTCGGCGCAATCCTGATGGACAGTGATTTTGGCGTCGTGCGGGATGTGATTTTGCGGGTCTACTCGGACAAGCTGTACGATCTCGATGCCCGTGCTACGGAAAAGGATCCAAAGACCCGGCTCCAGGAGTATCTGCAGAGCCGAGGCCTGCCTACGCCCGACTACCGGGTTCTGGAGGTTTCCGGCCAGGCACACGCCCAGAACTTTCACGTGGAGTGTTCCGTGAGTAGCCTGTCCGATCGCGTGGAGGGCTCGGGTCGCTCGCGGCGGGCCGCGGAGCAGGATGCGGCGGAAAAGGCCTTGTCCCTGCTCGAAGCCGACTGA
- the lepB gene encoding signal peptidase I translates to MDFSALMLWLLLIAGGIWGFDRAILRARRRRRAEAVKAEGGDETAIAAVEHEPLVVEYARTFFPVILVVFVLRAFIAEPFTIPSGSMLPSLVPGDYILVNKFRYGIRLPILDVKLIPVSEPHRGDVVVFRYPQDPSKNYIKRVVGIPGDDVIYENKKLTINGKAVTRTADPPVQIREIGERLAQMRQWTEDLGGVRHHILTDPGSGGAPKLEIHVPAGHYFVMGDNRDRSNDSRYWGFVPEQNLIGRAFFIWFSYDELGEKGWIWNRIFWKRIGETIH, encoded by the coding sequence ATGGATTTTTCGGCATTGATGTTGTGGCTGCTGCTGATTGCCGGCGGCATCTGGGGGTTCGATCGGGCGATCCTGCGCGCGCGCCGCCGGCGCCGGGCAGAGGCGGTGAAAGCGGAAGGCGGAGACGAAACCGCGATTGCCGCCGTGGAGCACGAACCGCTCGTGGTGGAGTACGCACGAACCTTCTTCCCGGTGATTCTGGTCGTGTTCGTGCTGCGGGCCTTTATCGCCGAGCCATTTACGATTCCTTCCGGGTCCATGCTGCCGAGTCTGGTTCCCGGCGACTATATTTTGGTTAACAAGTTCCGCTATGGAATTCGCCTGCCAATTCTTGACGTGAAACTGATACCCGTGAGCGAACCTCATCGCGGCGACGTGGTGGTATTCCGGTATCCCCAGGATCCCTCGAAGAACTATATCAAGCGGGTGGTGGGCATACCGGGTGATGATGTTATATACGAAAACAAGAAGTTGACAATTAACGGGAAGGCCGTAACCCGGACCGCGGATCCTCCGGTGCAAATCCGGGAGATTGGCGAACGATTGGCCCAAATGCGGCAGTGGACAGAGGATCTGGGCGGGGTCCGGCATCACATTCTTACCGATCCGGGAAGTGGCGGCGCGCCAAAGTTGGAAATTCACGTCCCGGCGGGCCATTATTTCGTTATGGGTGATAACCGGGATCGAAGCAACGACAGTCGCTACTGGGGATTCGTTCCGGAGCAGAACCTGATCGGTCGTGCATTTTTTATCTGGTTCAGCTACGACGAGCTCGGCGAGAAAGGCTGGATCTGGAATCGTATTTTCTGGAAACGTATCGGCGAAACCATTCACTAG
- a CDS encoding DUF4845 domain-containing protein — protein MQGTSSQRGITLWGVAFIIFIGVFFLFLAFKLVPPYITDAEIGSALRRVASQPGAGDMTIQDIRASISKQFDVDYITSMDPYKDVQVTATSGGKTINADYSVEIPMAGNISAVIYFDHEVTVR, from the coding sequence ATGCAGGGCACAAGCAGCCAACGTGGCATCACCCTCTGGGGTGTTGCTTTCATTATTTTCATTGGCGTGTTTTTTCTTTTTCTGGCGTTCAAGCTGGTGCCTCCGTACATTACCGATGCCGAGATCGGCTCGGCCTTGCGGCGGGTGGCCAGCCAGCCAGGCGCGGGCGATATGACGATACAGGATATCCGTGCAAGCATCTCCAAACAGTTCGATGTCGATTACATTACATCCATGGATCCATACAAGGATGTGCAAGTCACGGCCACATCGGGAGGAAAGACCATTAATGCGGACTACTCGGTCGAGATTCCCATGGCAGGAAATATTTCCGCCGTCATCTATTTCGATCATGAAGTCACGGTGCGCTGA
- a CDS encoding tetratricopeptide repeat protein, with protein sequence MKPVRAGLAGILLVWVVALMGCQTGPSGELARPPSGTTRPELLKLHREGRHGDLRAQALLGMMYGSGVGGLPRDGKRAFYWTKLAAEQGNVRSQYNLGVFFAQGLGTQQNLERAVYWFRRAAQQGLAEAQLHMGLMREKGWGIHRCPYAASYWYFQAGESYLARGDFRKARYAAEEINRLLPGYYLATELADEIFLYAP encoded by the coding sequence GTGAAACCCGTCAGGGCGGGGCTGGCTGGAATACTCCTGGTGTGGGTCGTGGCCCTCATGGGTTGCCAAACCGGGCCCTCTGGCGAACTGGCGCGGCCGCCTTCCGGCACGACCCGGCCGGAATTGCTGAAACTGCACCGCGAGGGCCGGCATGGGGACCTCCGCGCGCAGGCCTTGCTGGGCATGATGTATGGGTCCGGTGTTGGAGGGCTTCCCCGGGACGGGAAACGGGCCTTTTACTGGACAAAGCTGGCCGCCGAACAGGGTAATGTCCGGTCGCAGTATAATCTTGGCGTGTTCTTTGCACAGGGACTGGGTACGCAGCAGAATCTGGAACGGGCCGTCTACTGGTTCCGGCGCGCAGCACAGCAGGGCCTGGCCGAGGCCCAGCTACATATGGGCCTGATGCGGGAAAAGGGGTGGGGGATTCATCGCTGCCCGTATGCCGCATCTTACTGGTATTTTCAGGCGGGGGAGAGCTATCTCGCTCGCGGCGATTTTCGCAAGGCCCGCTATGCCGCCGAAGAGATCAACCGGCTTCTGCCCGGCTATTATCTGGCTACGGAACTCGCGGACGAAATCTTCCTGTACGCGCCCTAG
- the recO gene encoding DNA repair protein RecO, whose translation MRVAQQAAFVLHQHDYSETSLLIELFTRDHGRIGVLAKGARRPRSRQRALLAPFQPLLVSWSGTGELGVLGAVEAAGPSRALTGDAVYCGFYINELLMRLLHRHDPHEELFDAYVQGLDELGRGGNLDVALRRFEYRLLQELGYGLVLDHDVTNNAAIDADALYQYVPDEGPHRIVGQPGEARIHGQTLLALERGEIDEPSVLMELKGLMRTVIAHRLDYKPLQSRRVFSAVTSRRAVEEEGDQD comes from the coding sequence ATGCGAGTTGCACAGCAGGCAGCATTTGTTCTGCATCAGCATGACTACAGCGAAACGTCGCTCCTGATCGAATTGTTCACCCGCGATCATGGCCGGATTGGTGTGCTGGCCAAGGGGGCCCGTCGACCACGCAGCCGGCAGCGTGCCCTGTTGGCACCGTTCCAGCCCTTGCTGGTGTCCTGGTCCGGGACCGGTGAGTTGGGCGTCCTGGGAGCGGTCGAGGCTGCGGGACCATCACGCGCCCTGACGGGCGACGCTGTCTACTGTGGCTTTTACATCAACGAGCTGCTGATGCGCCTGCTGCATCGGCATGATCCCCACGAAGAATTGTTCGACGCCTATGTGCAGGGCCTCGATGAGCTGGGCAGGGGAGGGAATCTGGATGTGGCGCTGCGCCGCTTTGAATACCGTTTGTTGCAGGAGCTGGGTTATGGTCTGGTTCTGGACCACGATGTGACCAATAATGCAGCCATCGATGCCGATGCCCTGTACCAGTATGTGCCCGACGAAGGGCCCCACCGCATCGTCGGCCAGCCCGGCGAAGCCCGGATTCACGGGCAAACCCTGCTGGCGCTGGAACGAGGCGAGATCGACGAGCCCTCGGTGTTGATGGAGCTGAAGGGCCTGATGCGGACCGTGATTGCGCATCGCCTCGACTACAAGCCTCTGCAAAGTCGGAGAGTCTTTAGCGCGGTGACGTCACGCCGCGCCGTAGAAGAAGAAGGAGATCAAGATTGA
- a CDS encoding adenylate/guanylate cyclase domain-containing protein produces the protein MSEETARILVVDDNANNCELLTRRLAMRGYDAESVQSGRQAIAAIEAGPFDLVLLDIVMPEMSGYDVLWAIREKRGRAELPVIMATARDDSQDIIEALELGANDYVTKPIDMKVMMARVDTQLALKFTNDHNRKLLSRLEARNDFIRAAFGRYLTDEVVEQLLDSPTGLALGGDLHELTILFADLRGFTPLAEQLSPTEVVRLVNNFFGVMTDVIGVHGGTINEFFGDGILAFFGAPVPMENHARTAVACALEMQQAMEDVNRINGMDGLPTVEMGIGLNTGDVVVGNIGSEKRIKYGIVGNAVNVAARIQASCDGGRVLASESTVTCAGEGLDLDGVYGVRAKGLQQAVTVYDIRGIGGEYDIRLDKPS, from the coding sequence ATGAGCGAAGAAACCGCACGCATTCTGGTCGTGGATGACAACGCGAACAACTGTGAGTTGTTAACGCGGCGTCTGGCCATGCGCGGCTACGATGCGGAAAGCGTGCAAAGTGGCCGGCAGGCGATTGCGGCAATCGAAGCCGGTCCATTCGACCTGGTCCTTCTCGATATCGTTATGCCGGAGATGAGTGGCTACGATGTTCTGTGGGCAATTCGTGAGAAGCGCGGGCGGGCCGAGTTACCGGTGATCATGGCAACGGCACGGGACGACAGCCAGGATATTATCGAGGCGCTGGAACTGGGTGCGAACGACTATGTGACCAAGCCCATCGACATGAAGGTCATGATGGCGCGAGTGGACACACAACTCGCATTGAAGTTCACCAATGATCATAACCGGAAACTGTTGAGCAGACTGGAGGCTCGCAACGACTTCATTCGCGCCGCCTTTGGGCGCTATCTCACCGATGAGGTCGTGGAACAGCTGCTGGACTCACCCACGGGTTTGGCCCTCGGCGGCGATTTGCATGAACTGACGATCCTGTTTGCAGATTTGCGGGGTTTCACCCCGCTTGCCGAACAATTGTCACCCACCGAGGTGGTTCGCCTGGTCAATAATTTCTTTGGTGTCATGACGGACGTCATTGGCGTGCATGGAGGCACAATCAATGAATTTTTCGGCGACGGAATTCTTGCCTTCTTTGGCGCCCCCGTGCCGATGGAGAATCATGCCCGCACTGCAGTCGCGTGCGCCCTGGAGATGCAACAGGCGATGGAAGACGTAAATCGCATCAACGGGATGGATGGCCTGCCAACGGTGGAGATGGGGATCGGTCTCAATACCGGCGACGTGGTCGTCGGGAATATCGGGTCCGAGAAACGGATCAAGTACGGAATCGTCGGCAACGCCGTCAATGTCGCTGCGCGTATCCAGGCCAGTTGCGACGGCGGACGTGTGCTGGCTTCCGAATCTACTGTGACCTGCGCAGGAGAAGGTCTGGACCTGGACGGTGTCTACGGTGTGCGCGCCAAGGGCCTGCAGCAGGCGGTGACGGTGTACGACATTCGCGGGATTGGGGGCGAATACGACATCCGGCTCGACAAGCCGTCTC
- a CDS encoding pyridoxal phosphate-dependent aminotransferase, producing MSKPFLSQRVQRIKPSPTLAVTNRARELRAAGKDVIGLGAGEPDFDTPEHIKEAAIQAIRDGFTKYTAVDGTPELKQAVIAKFHRDNGLDYDADQILVSCGGKQSFFNLAQALLDAGDEVIIPAPYWVSYPDMVLLADAKPVILHAGIEQGFKITPRQLEAVLTDHTRLFVINSPSNPTGVAYTRAELAALGEVLRGWPEVVVATDDMYEHILWANEPFSNIVTACPDLLDRTVVLNGVSKAYSMTGWRIGYAAGPTELIGAMKKIQSQSTSNPASISQAAARAALDGDQGCITPMLQAFRQRHDHVVERLNRIAGFRCLPADGTFYAFPDVRETVSAHAGIADDVELAEWILNDAGVALVPGSAFGAPGYLRLSFATDMASLDSALDRIEGLLGKN from the coding sequence TTGTCAAAGCCATTCCTTTCGCAACGCGTTCAGCGGATCAAGCCTTCGCCCACGCTGGCCGTCACCAATCGCGCGCGCGAACTGCGTGCCGCCGGCAAGGACGTTATTGGCCTCGGGGCTGGTGAACCGGATTTCGATACGCCCGAACACATCAAGGAAGCGGCAATCCAGGCAATTCGCGACGGGTTCACGAAATACACCGCCGTCGACGGCACGCCGGAACTGAAACAGGCAGTCATCGCCAAGTTCCATCGCGACAACGGCCTGGACTATGACGCGGACCAGATCCTCGTTTCCTGTGGCGGCAAGCAGAGTTTCTTCAACCTGGCGCAGGCTTTGCTGGATGCCGGCGATGAAGTAATCATTCCTGCCCCGTATTGGGTGTCCTATCCGGATATGGTGCTTCTGGCCGATGCGAAACCGGTGATCCTCCACGCCGGCATTGAGCAAGGGTTCAAGATTACGCCGCGACAGCTGGAGGCCGTGCTGACGGACCACACTCGGCTGTTCGTGATCAATAGCCCCTCCAACCCCACGGGGGTCGCCTACACGCGTGCCGAACTGGCGGCCCTGGGAGAGGTCTTGCGGGGATGGCCCGAGGTAGTCGTCGCGACCGACGATATGTACGAGCATATCCTGTGGGCGAATGAGCCCTTTTCCAATATCGTCACTGCCTGCCCGGATCTTCTCGATCGCACGGTGGTTCTCAACGGTGTTTCCAAGGCTTATTCCATGACCGGCTGGCGGATTGGCTATGCGGCCGGCCCGACAGAACTGATCGGGGCCATGAAGAAGATCCAGTCCCAGAGCACGTCCAACCCGGCATCGATTTCCCAGGCGGCCGCGCGCGCCGCCCTGGACGGCGACCAGGGCTGTATCACGCCGATGTTGCAGGCCTTCCGCCAGCGCCATGACCACGTGGTGGAACGACTGAACCGTATCGCGGGATTTCGGTGCCTCCCGGCTGACGGAACGTTCTACGCGTTTCCGGATGTTCGCGAGACTGTTTCCGCCCACGCCGGCATCGCTGACGACGTGGAACTGGCTGAATGGATCCTGAATGATGCCGGCGTGGCCCTGGTGCCCGGTTCCGCCTTTGGCGCCCCTGGCTATCTGCGCCTGTCTTTTGCCACCGATATGGCATCCCTTGATTCTGCGCTGGACCGGATCGAAGGCCTGCTGGGCAAGAACTAG
- the lepA gene encoding translation elongation factor 4 produces MKHWNPERIRNFSIIAHIDHGKSTLADRFIQVCGGLTDREMEEQVLDSMELERERGITIKAQQVALDYTAKDGHTYRLNMIDTPGHVDFSYEVSRSLTACEGALLVVDASQGVQAQTVANCYTAAELDLEILPVLNKIDLPAADPERVIAEIEDIIGIDAQDAIRASAKTGEGVTEILESIVHRIPPPRGDADAPLKALIVDSWFDNYLGTVVLVRIMDGTLRARERIRMMAVKSEYETDEVGIFTPKRKRVDALYAGDVGYVIAGIKEVHGARVGDTITHARQPAAEALPGFKEIKPQVFAGLYPVDSSDYDAFREALEKLSLNDASLSFEPETSQALGFGFRCGFLGMLHMEIIQERLEREYNLNLVTTAPTVIYQIVDTSGAVIEVENPAKLPEPSRIAEFREPIVRAHILLPQDYVGAVIGLCVEKRGVQTHMQYMGRQVMLSYELPLNEIVLDFFDRLKSVSRGFASLDYEFVEFRPSPMVKLDVMINGEKVDALSIIVHRDQAQYRGRELARRLREIIPRQMFDVAIQAAIGSKIISRETVKALRKNVTAKCYGGDATRKRKLLEKQKAGKKRMKQFGSVEIPQEAFLAVLRVDENK; encoded by the coding sequence ATGAAACACTGGAATCCGGAACGAATCCGCAACTTCTCCATCATCGCCCACATTGATCACGGGAAATCGACTCTGGCAGATCGGTTTATCCAGGTCTGTGGCGGACTGACCGATCGCGAGATGGAGGAGCAGGTTCTCGATTCCATGGAACTGGAGCGTGAACGCGGAATCACGATCAAGGCCCAGCAGGTGGCGCTGGACTACACGGCGAAGGATGGTCATACCTATCGCCTGAACATGATCGACACCCCGGGTCACGTGGACTTCTCCTACGAGGTTTCCCGTTCCCTTACCGCCTGTGAGGGTGCGCTACTGGTAGTTGACGCCTCCCAGGGTGTCCAGGCGCAGACCGTGGCCAACTGCTACACCGCGGCGGAACTGGATCTCGAGATCCTTCCGGTGCTCAACAAGATCGACCTGCCGGCCGCCGATCCGGAGCGGGTGATTGCCGAGATCGAGGACATCATCGGCATCGATGCCCAGGACGCGATTCGCGCCAGTGCCAAGACCGGGGAAGGGGTAACGGAGATCCTCGAATCCATCGTCCACCGCATTCCTCCGCCCCGTGGCGATGCAGACGCTCCCCTGAAGGCACTGATTGTGGACTCCTGGTTCGACAACTACCTCGGGACGGTCGTCCTTGTCAGGATCATGGATGGGACTCTGCGCGCACGCGAGCGGATCCGCATGATGGCCGTGAAGAGCGAGTATGAAACCGACGAGGTTGGCATTTTCACGCCGAAGAGAAAGCGGGTCGACGCGCTGTATGCCGGCGACGTGGGATATGTGATTGCCGGAATCAAGGAAGTCCACGGTGCCCGTGTTGGCGATACGATCACGCATGCGCGCCAGCCGGCGGCAGAAGCGCTTCCCGGATTCAAGGAGATCAAGCCCCAGGTTTTTGCCGGCCTCTATCCTGTCGATTCCTCGGACTACGATGCCTTTCGCGAGGCACTGGAAAAGCTCAGCCTGAATGATGCTTCGCTGAGCTTCGAGCCTGAAACATCGCAGGCGCTGGGCTTCGGCTTTCGGTGCGGCTTCCTCGGCATGCTGCACATGGAGATCATCCAGGAACGCCTGGAACGGGAATACAATCTGAATCTCGTCACCACTGCGCCCACGGTGATTTATCAAATCGTTGACACTTCCGGGGCTGTGATCGAGGTTGAAAATCCGGCAAAGCTCCCGGAGCCATCAAGGATTGCCGAGTTTCGAGAACCCATTGTGCGGGCGCACATCCTCCTCCCCCAGGACTACGTGGGTGCGGTCATCGGCCTGTGCGTGGAGAAGCGGGGTGTTCAAACCCATATGCAGTATATGGGGCGGCAGGTCATGCTAAGCTACGAATTGCCACTGAACGAGATCGTGCTGGACTTCTTTGATCGTCTGAAATCGGTAAGTCGCGGATTTGCATCCCTGGATTACGAGTTCGTCGAGTTTCGACCGTCGCCGATGGTAAAGCTCGATGTGATGATTAACGGGGAAAAAGTCGACGCGCTTTCGATCATCGTGCATCGGGACCAGGCCCAGTATCGGGGACGCGAACTGGCCAGGAGATTGAGGGAGATCATTCCCCGGCAGATGTTTGACGTGGCCATTCAGGCGGCGATTGGATCGAAAATCATTTCGCGTGAGACCGTGAAGGCCCTGCGCAAGAACGTGACGGCGAAGTGCTATGGCGGAGATGCGACCCGTAAACGGAAACTGCTGGAGAAGCAGAAGGCCGGCAAGAAGCGTATGAAACAATTCGGATCGGTAGAGATTCCACAAGAGGCGTTTCTTGCGGTACTTCGGGTAGACGAGAACAAGTAA
- the era gene encoding GTPase Era, producing MRAGLVAFVGRPNVGKSTLMNRIIGEKVSITSRRPQTTRHRVVGIKNRADGQLVLVDTPGMHGGESRLLGRYMKRAIVGALHGVDCVAMVITAEGWREMDEPVLEAVRAQPVPVILVINKIDRLPTPEALLPLIESSGKKMSFAEIVPVSAARGTNVNELEDVLMKYLPEQPPIYPQDQLTDRSERFLAAERIREQVFRAVGDEIPYATAVEIERFRRDNKKLNIDALIYVEKPGQKAVLIGKEGERIKAISSAARLEMEKLFGEKVFLRVWVKLREGWADSERALHGLGYIDEDR from the coding sequence ATGCGCGCAGGGCTTGTCGCCTTTGTGGGTCGTCCCAACGTCGGCAAATCAACGCTGATGAACCGTATTATCGGCGAAAAGGTCAGTATCACGTCCCGCCGCCCCCAAACCACCCGACACCGCGTTGTTGGAATCAAGAATCGGGCCGACGGACAGCTCGTGCTGGTGGATACGCCGGGGATGCATGGAGGCGAAAGCCGCCTTTTGGGCCGCTATATGAAACGTGCCATCGTCGGGGCGCTGCATGGTGTCGATTGCGTGGCCATGGTGATCACGGCGGAGGGCTGGCGGGAAATGGATGAGCCTGTGCTCGAGGCCGTTCGCGCCCAGCCCGTGCCGGTGATCCTCGTCATCAACAAGATCGATCGTTTGCCCACCCCGGAGGCCCTGCTTCCGCTGATCGAGTCTTCCGGCAAAAAGATGTCCTTCGCGGAAATCGTTCCCGTATCCGCTGCCCGCGGGACAAATGTGAACGAGCTCGAAGATGTGTTGATGAAATACCTTCCGGAACAGCCGCCGATCTATCCGCAGGACCAGCTCACCGATCGAAGCGAGCGGTTCCTGGCGGCGGAACGAATTCGGGAGCAGGTGTTTCGTGCCGTGGGTGATGAAATCCCCTATGCCACCGCGGTCGAGATCGAGCGCTTTCGTCGCGACAACAAGAAGCTCAATATTGATGCGCTTATCTATGTAGAAAAACCGGGACAGAAGGCGGTGCTTATCGGCAAGGAGGGCGAGCGGATCAAGGCGATCAGCAGTGCCGCGCGACTGGAGATGGAAAAGCTGTTCGGTGAAAAGGTTTTCTTGCGCGTGTGGGTCAAGCTGCGTGAGGGCTGGGCAGACAGTGAACGCGCCCTGCACGGACTGGGGTATATAGACGAGGACCGCTGA